A window of the Brassica oleracea var. oleracea cultivar TO1000 chromosome C1, BOL, whole genome shotgun sequence genome harbors these coding sequences:
- the LOC106304199 gene encoding centromere-associated protein E-like isoform X4 translates to MDKKKNRADPLAAGRQKLQQFRQKKADKNTDHKKDPKGSTSQGKSSKKSGKKHDEPKPDTSAVSDEAEAPSDVAAGGVSSHVNIGEEAVDHENAAAHKDVSVVASSSELDTLQPGNTTATSDSGADLRKEVGNSESDISVALYTEEANMKSIDIGGAGAVDSLISDPADTEKRVTHDDASISVDGIFPVSGNLAEGLGVEVESGSGNEEKHHQPSSLPDSVPDVGKMQEDDGSHKEQFSELSAKPDVDSIANEERPRSFPAIVDSSVSPSHFSEGSSVAFDPAELEGKTSEIRSHHIGEAAELNEKKPESSIDFRDNRDHVLSTEPKESSTADVASQVQLPESVSISGLLSHEEPCEKDTLNPSGEVSAAHVHEGRSVSFSQLMDMVQGLGQDEFQVLCNAREAASSTGPGTSSLERLREELFVSSTMEDILHVQLTEQSHLQNEFDHQHNQLEAELSQLRASYNAVKERNISLVEELSDCQSNLYAATSSNEKLKNQLLATEAQVEDFTSKMNELQLSLEKSLLDLSEAKEKLINLQVENDEKKELLEEKESKNYEIKHLSSELCDSKNSAAVLKAEVERLENTVGPLTDEKINLVEEKYNLLGEAEKLKEELANCKSLVTLQEVDNSNRMEMLSLLKGQQTKLEEDNLHLTEENEKAHLEVSAYLISEIYLLSEYSNLKEGYSLLNNKLLKFQEEKEHLVEDNDKLTHELFILQERMSTVQEERIRLAAELGEAKARLDKLAEENTSLSSSIQVEKSGIVDISNEDASELINQEIPETSGRRLEVGVTSKQSVPSEEVMDASSGFSSLNENLEKGEKMIQNLEEAIKQILTDSSLRKSSNKADTPAVSKLIQAFESKGQQEEHESEKGQLTGDQSDVFVSVNVQISNLRGLLEQLVLNARKAGIQCNELNDDMTATNQRLEELSVEFASHQDHFNFLEADTIENKISFEVLKNCSCELQHKNHELELLCESLKQRNDSIGLENTELTKKLSSCLSRIYELENQLESLQNNLSSMLTSMEEQVVALQDESLKAMMLEHELTSSVSQFGEAVVRLDDCLLRSGTAGAHIGLDMTKHLSNSVDMAVKVIDDLEEKLEVAYAKHESSSNTYEELMQSFNILLEKNESATASMHRFFADLTKLITESCGSVEMAKLKVENLAVSDPFNDGYCENLMEAVRNILSERLELQSVIDKLQSDLSSKTNDMEELTQRSLDPTSLRDLVEKVEGVLEIESGGISFESPSLYVEFLVSQLVQKFIESEDLANLIRKQLEAKENELMEIQESILHHKAEIDGLRENLSQAEESLVAVRSELQERSNELEQSEQRLLSTREKRSIAVAKGKGLIVNRDNLKQLLAETSAELQRCSEELSLKDTKLKEVEVKLKTYTEAGERVEALESELSYIRNSATALRESFLLKDSLLHRIEDILEDLDLPEHFHARDILDKVEWLARSANGNSLRPSDWDQKGSDGGAGYVPSEPCREGGQTGTSSENNLRIKFEELQGKFYGLAEQNEMLEQSLMHRNNLIQKWEALLENIDMPLQLKSMEVENKIEWLASTISEAAHDKYTLQQKIDNLEVYCQSLTADLEVSQKQVSDIEANLRSVDNERVDLSERLETLNGDRDNLSARAIHLEVENEELKNQVKDLHGKLVEKLGNEEQLQTLEGDLLSLRYTINDVIEEDGLQDLAVASNSETLDVLLRKLIDYYKKLVKSSLSRERDDNFCETRPSNADVRSGELLGTHEATSHGHHPENIVEATSRDIIVVESPDVASLTRDLDEALRVQKLVREERDLHMEKQQSLVAENEALDKKIIELQEFLKQEEQKSASAREKLNVAVRKGKALVQQRDSLKQTIEEMNAEHGRLKSEVIKRDEILLENEKKIRELESYAMRVEALESECQLLKNHLQETENILQERSDTLSMTLNALNSTNIGDEGDRYDPVLKLQRISQLFQNMSTAVTSAEQESIKSRRAAELLLAEVNEVQERNDSMQEELSKCTYEIEQLFREKDAAEAAKVEAISRCENLSMVNNEEKKKLYAQVMSVGTNVNTLRKVLAGTNSCLADIFTMNMEFLHHLKENMESCAKQTGTNLSGWPQVSTWNFVDKEIFSRLSAALSNVNLHENSNGENITEICGSLSRNLDQFVADVSHLEENVSKHLASWQEHGNIVSNGIDTFFKSIGTGTDSEIAALGEKVALLHGACSSVLAEIESRKAELVGNDNFNMSLHQVEEDFSSMESVRSMVNRLSSAVKELVVANAETVERNEKEMKVIIANLQRELHEKDIQNDRMCNELVGQVKEAQAGAKIFAEDLQSTSTRMHDMQDQLSILVQERDALKERVKELQEGQASHSELQEKVTSLSNLLAAKDQEIEALMQALDEEESQMEDLKHRATELEQEVQQKNLDLQKAEASRGKISKKLSITVDKFDELHQLSENLLAEIEKLQQQVQDRDTEVSFLRQEVTRCTNEALVASQNDSKRDSEEIEAVLSWFNTIASLIGLEDSPSTDAQSHVNLYMETLEKKIASILSETEELRLVGQSKDSLLEAERSRVAELRQKEAALERILHEKESQPNMSASEIVEVEPLINKRMTSGASIPSQVRSLRKGNNDQVAISIDADQPDESLSLEDDDDKAHGFRSLTTSRVVPRFTRPVTNMIDGLWVSCDRTLMRQPALRLGIMIYWAILHALLASFVV, encoded by the exons ATGGACAAGAAGAAGAACCGTGCTGATCCACTCGCTGCTGGGCGACAGAAG CTTCAACAGTTTCGTCAAAAGAAGGCTGACAAAAACACTGATCATAAAAAGGACCCCAAGGGCAGTACAAGCCAAGGAAAATCCTCCAAAAAATCTGGTAAGAAGCATGATGAGCCTAAACCTGACACAAGTGCTGTCAGTGACGAGGCAGAAGCTCCGTCTGATGTGGCTGCAGGAGGAGTTTCATCTCATGTGAATATTGGCGAGGAGGCTGTTGATCATGAAAATGCAGCAGCTCACAAGGATGTTTCAGTCGTTGCTTCATCATCAGAACTTGATACGCTTCAGCCAGGGAACACTACAGCAACTTCTGATAGTGGAGCTGATCTGAGAAAAGAAGTAGGGAATTCCGAAAGTGATATCAGCGTAGCATTGTACACGGAAGAAGCGAATATGAAGAGTATCGACATAGGAGGGGCTGGCGCAGTAGATTCTTTGATATCTGACCCTGCAGACACCGAGAAGAGAGTTACACATGACGATGCTTCTATTAGTGTTGACGGAATCTTCCCTGTTTCTGGAAACCTAGCGGAGGGGCTAGGAGTTGAAGTTGAAAGTGGGTCTGGGAATGAGGAAAAGCACCATCAGCCATCATCGCTGCCTGACTCTGTTCCTGATGTAG GGAAAATGCAGGAAGACGATGGTTCACACAAGGAACAGTTTTCTGAATTATCTGCAAAGCCAGATGTCGATTCGATTGCAAATGAAGAAAGGCCTAGAAGCTTTCCAGCCATTGTAGATTCTTCTGTTTCCCCTTCTCACTTTTCAGAGGGATCCTCAGTTGCATTTGATCCAGCTGAACTAGAAGGAAAAACTAGTGAAATTAGAAGCCATCATATTGGGGAAGCTGCAGAGCTTAATGAAAAGAAACCAGAGTCATCTATTGATTTTCGTGATAACAGAGACCACGTGCTTTCGACTGAACCTAAGGAAAGCTCTACTGCAGATGTGGCTAGTCAGGTGCAATTGCCTGAGAGCGTCAGTATATCTGGATTATTGAGCCATGAGGAACCTTGTGAAAAGGACACATTAAATCCTTCTGGAGAAGTTTCTGCTGCTCATGTTCATGAAGGCCGCTCAGTTAGCTTCTCACAGCTTATGGATATGGTTCAAGGACTTGGACAAGATGAATTTCAAGTGTTGTGCAACGCAAGAGAGGCTGCTTCCAGTACTGGGCCCGGAACAAGCTCGTTGGAGCGATTAAGAGAAGAACTATTTGTTTCGAGTACCATGGAAGATATACTCCATGTGCAACTCACAGAACAGTCTCATCTACAAAATGAGTTTGATCATCAACATAACCAATTAGAAGCTGAACTATCACAGCTTCGTGCATCATATAATGCGGTGAAAGAGAGGAATATTTCTCTTGTAGAGGAACTTTCAGATTGCCAGTCTAACCTCTACGCTGCTACAAGCTCAAATGAGAAACTCAAGAATCAGCTTCTTGCTACAGAAGCACAAGTGGAGGATTTCACTTCTAAGATGAATGAGTTGCAGCTTAGCTTAGAAAAGTCCCTATTGGATCTATCTGAGGCGAAAGAGAAGCTCATCAATCTTCAGGTGGA GAATGATGAGAAAAAGGAACTTCTTGAAGAAAAAGAATCCAAGAACTATGAGATTAAGCATCTTTCATCTGAGTTATGCGATAGCAAAAACTCAGCGGCTGTACTAAAGGCAGAAGTTGAGCGATTGGAAAATACAGTTGGCCCACTGACAGATGAGAAGATAAATCTTGTCGAGGAAAAATATAACTTATTGGGTGAGGCAGAGAAGTTAAAGGAAGAATTGGCAAATTGTAAGTCTTTAGTCACCTTGCAAGAAGTGGACAATTCAAACAGAATGGAGATGCTTTCGTTGCTGAAAGGCCAGCAGACTAAGCTTGAAGAGGATAACCTGCATCTCACAGAAGAAAATGAGAAAGCACATCTAGAAGTGAGTGCATATCTGATCTCGGAGATTTATTTATTGTCTGAGTATTCCAATCTTAAGGAAGGGTATTCTTTGCTGAATAATAAACTCTTGAAGTTTCAAGAGGAGAAGGAACATTTGGTTGAGGACAATGATAAACTTACGCATGAGCTCTTTATTCTTCAAGAGCGTATGTCTACCGTACAAGAAGAGCGGATTCGTCTAGCAGCTGAGTTAGGGGAAGCAAAAGCGCGCCTTGATAAATTGGCCGAAGAAAATACATCTCTGAGTAGCAGCATCCAGGTAGAAAAATCTGGAATTGTAGACATAAGTAATGAGGATGCTTCAGAATTGATCAATCAGGAAATACCTGAAACATCTGGTAGAAGGCTAGAAGTCGGGGTTACAAGTAAACAGAGTGTACCTTCAGAGGAGGTAATGGACGCTTCTTCGGGGTTTTCTTCCTTGAACGAGAATCTGGAGAAAGGTGAGAAAATGATTCAGAACCTTGAAGAGGCAATTAAGCAGATCCTCACCGATTCTTCATTGAGAAAGTCTAGCAATAAAGCTGACACGCCAGCAGTATCAAAATTGATTCAGGCTTTTGAGTCAAAGGGGCAACAGGAAGAACATGAATCAGAAAAGGGACAGTTAACTGGTGATCAGTCAGATGTGTTTGTTTCTGTGAATGTGCAGATTAGCAATTTGAGAGGCTTGCTGGAACAGTTAGTGTTGAATGCTAGGAAAGCGGGCATACAATGCAATGAATTAAATGATGACATGACAGCAACAAATCAACGACTCGAAGAGCTTAGTGTCGAGTTTGCATCTCACCAGGATCACTTCAATTTTCTCGAGGCAGATACTATTGAGAATAAGATTTCGTTTGAAGTTCTGAAGAATTGTTCTTGTGAGCTGCAACACAAAAACCACGAACTAGAACTTCTCTGTGAATCATTAAAGCAGAGAAATGATAGTATCGGTCTAGAAAACACGGAGCTCACCAAGAAGCTGAGTTCTTGCTTATCAAGAATTTATGAGCTTGAAAATCAGCTGGAAAGCTTACAGAATAATTTAAGCAGCATGTTGACGTCAATGGAAGAACAGGTAGTGGCCTTGCAGGATGAATCTCTAAAGGCAATGATGCTAGAACATGAACTTACATCATCAGTATCTCAGTTTGGTGAGGCAGTTGTGAGACTTGATGATTGTTTACTCAGATCTGGAACTGCTGGAGCTCACATTGGCTTAGATATGACCAAGCATTTGTCAAATTCTGTTGACATGGCTGTGAAGGTGATTGACGACCTGGAGGAAAAACTAGAAGTTGCTTATGCGAAGCATGAGTCCTCCTCAAACACATATGAGGAGTTGATGCAGAGTTTCAACATTTTGCTTGAGAAGAATGAATCTGCAACTGCTTCAATGCATAGGTTCTTTGCTGACCTGACGAAACTGATTACTGAATCATGCGGGTCTGTGGAGATGGCCAAACTTAAAGTTGAAAATCTTGCCGTCTCTGATCCTTTTAACGACGGTTATTGTGAGAATCTGATGGAAGCTGTGCGAAACATTCTTTCTGAGAGGCTTGAACTTCAGTCGGTGATTGATAAGCTACAGTCGGATTTGTCGAGTAAAACAAACGATATGGAGGAACTGACGCAGCGAAGCCTTGATCCCACTTCACTTCGAGACTTGGTTGAGAAAGTTGAGGGTGTTCTGGAAATTGAAAGTGGCGGAATTAGTTTTGAATCCCCTAGTTTATATGTGGAGTTTCTGGTTTCCCAACTTGTTCAGAAGTTTATAGAGTCTGAGGACTTGGCTAATCTCATCAGAAAACAGTTAGAGGCCAAGGAGAATGAGCTGATGGAGATCCAGGAGAGTATACTGCACCATAAAGCTGAAATTGATGGTCTCAGGGAAAATTTAAGCCAGGCAGAGGAGTCCCTTGTGGCCGTACGATCTGAGTTACAAGAGAGATCTAATGAACTTGAACAATCAGAACAGAGGTTATTATCTACTAGAGAGAAGCGTAGCATAGCTGTTGCAAAAGGAAAAGGTCTGATTGTTAACCGTGACAATCTCAAGCAGTTGTTGGCCGAAACCTCTGCTGAACTTCAGAGGTGCTCAGAGGAATTGAGTTTGAAGGACACAAAGCTTAAGGAAGTAGAAGTAAAGCTTAAGACTTATACAGAGGCAGGTGAACGTGTGGAGGCATTAGAATCTGAGCTTTCTTACATCCGAAACTCAGCTACTGCACTTCGAGAATCCTTTCTTCTCAAAGACTCTCTCCTCCACAGAATTGAAGACATTTTGGAAGATTTGGATCTCCCAGAGCATTTTCATGCTCGAGATATACTCGACAAGGTGGAGTGGCTAGCAAGATCAGCTAACGGCAACTCTTTACGCCCCTCTGATTGGGATCAGAAGGGTTCTGATGGAGGTGCTGGATATGTTCCCTCTGAACCCTGCAGGGAGGGTGGTCAAACTGGCACAAGTTCTGAGAATAACTTAAGGATCAAGTTCGAGGAACTCCAAGGGAAGTTTTATGGGTTGGCAGAACAGAATGAAATGCTGGAGCAGTCCTTGATGCACAGGAATAATTTAATTCAGAAATGGGAAGCGCTCCTAGAGAATATTGATATGCCTCTACAGCTAAAGTCCATGGAAGTGGAAAACAAGATCGAGTGGCTTGCAAGTACAATATCAGAGGCTGCACATGACAAGTATACTCTCCAGCAGAAGATTGATAACCTTGAAGTCTATTGTCAATCACTAACTGCTGATTTAGAAGTCTCACAAAAGCAAGTAAGTGATATCGAGGCAAATCTTCGATCTGTTGATAATGAGAGGGTAGATCTTTCTGAAAGACTTGAAACTCTGAATGGGGATCGAGATAATCTTTCAGCGAGGGCCATTCACCTTGAAGTTGAGAATGAGGAACTGAAGAATCAAGTTAAAGATCTGCATGGAAAATTGGTTGAGAAACTTGGGAATGAAGAACAACTTCAGACTCTTGAAGGAGACCTATTGAGTTTGAGATACACGATTAATGATGTTATAGAGGAAGATGGCTTGCAGGATTTGGCTGTAGCAAGTAATTCTGAGACCTTGGATGTACTTCTGAGAAAGCTGATAGACTATTATAAGAAGTTGGTTAAATCTAGTTTGTCACGTGAAAGAGATGATAACTTCTGTGAAACTCGTCCATCAAATGCCGATGTTAGAAGCGGAGAGTTATTGGGTACACATGAAGCAACTTCTCATGGGCACCATCCTGAAAATATAGTCGAAGCAACAAGTAGAGACATAATAGTAGTAGAGTCGCCTGATGTTGCTTCCCTAACAAGAGATCTGGATGAAGCACTGCGTGTACAGAAGCTGGTAAGGGAAGAAAGGGATTTGCACATGGAAAAACAGCAATCCTTGGTTGCTGAAAATGAGGCACTGGATAAGAAAATAATAGAATTGCAGGAGTTCCTTAAACAAGAAGAGCAGAAGTCAGCTTCTGCAAGAGAGAAGTTAAACGTAGCTGTCAGGAAAGGGAAAGCGTTGGTCCAACAAAGGGATAGCCTGAAGCAAACTATTGAGGAGATGAACGCTGAACATGGTCGCCTAAAATCCGAGGTTATCAAACGAGACGAAATACTCTTGGAAAATGAAAAGAAAATTAGGGAGTTGGAGTCTTACGCTATGAGGGTGGAAGCCCTAGAGTCTGAGTGCCAATTGTTGAAAAATCATTTGCAAGAAACAGAAAATATTTTGCAGGAAAGAAGTGATACGTTGAGCATGACATTGAATGCGTTGAATAGCACTAATATTGGTGATGAAGGTGACAGATATGACCCAGTTCTGAAGCTTCAACGGATCTCGCAACTCTTTCAGAATATGAGTACAGCTGTGACTTCTGCTGAACAGGAGTCAATAAAATCTAGAAGAGCAGCTGAGTTGCTACTTGCTGAGGTGAACGAGGTTCAAGAGAGAAACGATAGTATGCAAGAGGAGCTATCAAAATGTACCTATGAAATTGAGCAACTTTTCAGAGAGAAGGATGCAGCGGAGGCTGCAAAAGTTGAAGCCATATCCCGTTGTGAAAATTTGTCTATGGTCAACAATGAAGAAAAGAAGAAGCTATATGCTCAGGTGATGTCCGTTGGAACTAATGTGAACACTCTGAGAAAAGTTCTCGCAGGTACCAACAGTTGCCTAGCTGATATTTTCACCATGAATATGGAGTTTCTGCACCATCTGAAGGAAAATATGGAATCATGTGCGAAGCAAACCGGTACTAATTTGTCTGGCTGGCCTCAAGTTAGTACATGGAATTTTGTAGACAAG GAAATCTTTTCACGCTTGAGTGCTGCCTTGTCCAACGTCAACTTGCATGAAAATTCAAATGGTGAAAACATTACGGAAATTTGTGGTTCGCTCTCTCGAAACCTTGATCAGTTTGTGGCAGATGTTAGCCATCTCGAAGAGAATGTAAGCAAGCACTTGGCATCATGGCAAGAACATGGCAACATTGTATCAAACGGTATTGATACCTTTTTCAAGTCAATAGGAACCGGAACAGACTCAGAAATTGCTGCTTTGGGTGAAAAAGTTGCCTTGCTTCATGGAGCATGTTCCAGCGTGTTGGCGGAAATTGAAAGCCGTAAGGCCGAACTGGTTGGAAACGACAATTTCAACATGAGCCTCCATCAAGTAGAAGAGGATTTTTCGTCCATGGAGTCTGTCAGGTCCATGGTAAATAGGCTATCATCAGCTGTTAAAGAGCTTGTTGTAGCAAATGCTGAGACTGTGGAGAGAAATGAAAAGGAGATGAAGGTAATCATTGCCAATTTGCAAAGGGAGTTGCACGAAAAGGATATCCAAAATGATAGGATGTGCAATGAACTTGTGGGTCAAGTTAAGGAAGCCCAGGCTGGTGCTAAGATCTTTGCAGAAGATCTTCAATCTACAAGTACCCGGATGCATGATATGCAAGACCAGCTGAGCATTTTGGTGCAGGAACGGGATGCTTTGAAGGAGAGAGTAAAGGAGCTGCAAGAAGGGCAGGCCTCACATTCAGAGTTACAGGAGAAGGTCACATCGCTTAGCAATCTACTAGCTGCAAAGGACCAAG AAATTGAGGCATTAATGCAAGCGCTTGACGAGGAAGAGTCTCAGATGGAGGATCTGAAACACAGGGCTACAGAATTAGAACAGGAAGTGCAACAGAAGAACCTAGATTTGCAGAAAGCTGAAGCTTCTCGTGGGAAGATTTCCAAAAAGCTATCAATTACTGTGGATAAATTCGACGAGCTCCATCAACTCTCTGAAAATCTTCTTGCTGAAATCGAGAAACTTCAACAACAAGTGCAGGATCGGGATACCGAGGTTTCTTTCTTGAGACAAGAAGTCACTAGGTGCACTAACGAGGCTCTTGTTGCTTCTCAGAACGACTCTAAGAGAGATTCCGAAGAGATCGAAGCTGTACTGTCTTGGTTCAACACAATAGCTTCACTAATTGGTCTAGAAGATTCACCTTCCACCGATGCTCAGAGTCACGTAAACCTCTACATGGAGACACTTGAGAAAAAGATCGCGTCTATACTATCTGAAACAGAAGAGTTACGGCTGGTCGGACAAAGCAAGGATTCGTTGCTTGAAGCTGAGAGGAGTAGAGTGGCTGAGCTCAGACAAAAAGAAGCAGCTCTTGAGAGAATACTACATGAGAAGGAATCGCAACCAAACATGTCAGCGTCGGAGATCGTTGAAGTGGAACCTCTG ATAAATAAGCGGATGACAAGTGGAGCATCGATCCCATCTCAAGTCAGGAGTTTGCGTAAGGGAAACAACGATCAAGTCGCTATTAGTATAGATGCAGATCAACCTGATGAAAGCCTGAGCTTAGAAGACGACGATGATAAAG CTCATGGGTTTAGATCACTCACCACGTCAAGAGTCGTTCCAAGATTCACAAGACCAGTGACAAACATGATCGATGGTTTATG GGTCTCGTGTGACCGGACGCTTATGAGACAACCTGCATTACGGTTAGGGATAATGATATACTGGGCGATACTGCATGCTCTTTTGGCTAGTTTCGTCGTCTAA